GACCTGGAACAATTTCGCATTGACCCTTGTCATTTTTGACAATATACCAATTTTGTGTGTTCTCCATTCAATCGCCTCCCGATCGCGAATTCTTCAACTTTAACCCGATTGAACCAGACGAAACCGCTTTGTAAGAATTATCGAAAGTTTGTTGCGAATAATTGTTGTTTAAAGGCTATACTTGAAAAAAGTAAAACAGCATAAAAAGGCACACTCCACGCCAGCAAACGAGCAGAGCAAAAGAAACGCTGGCAGAACGAGATCGGGGTCATTACTTACACCAGTTTTTTCACCATCTTTATTGCAGAAGAGCATGAACTCAACCAATCCAGAACCTGAAACCGAGCAAGTTGTTGATATTCAAGGGATTGAGCGCTGGTCGGTCTATCGTCGCTTGCAAGAATTACACATTCCCTGTCATTGTGCGACCCATCAACCGTTACAGGTCACCCTTAACAACAGTACTGCTGCAATCCAGTTTTGGAGTGTGGTTCAACAGTTCAAAGCTTCGCGCGGCGAATTAGTCGAATGGTTGAATCGCTGTTGGCAACTGCAACAGAATTAGCGATCGACATTCATTGCATTCATACCCAGTATCGATAGTTGTATTAGACGTACAGAGGTTTTCCGTGAAAACAAATATTTCAGAGTTTCAATTTTTTGGGCAATTGCTTGATTTTGTCATTAAAGATGGTTATAAAATCAAGTATCTCAGACTCGCTGTTGCAGAACGAGAATATTGGATTAAACCCAACAAAGAACTTCGTAAAAATCTTGACCCAAAAATCGTTCCCGGATGCTGGTTGGCAGTAAGCGGTATCCGCAAGGTGAGTAAAAAGACTGGAAAAACCAAGCTCAAAGCCGATTTCATCGAACTGGCAGAAGTACTAAATTCTTCGGACTCCATCGCTTCATCTCCGCAAGTTTCTGATAAAACTCCGCCAAAGGTCAAAATTCTAGTTTGCCAGAAATCCGATTGCCGCAAACGAGGGGGTCGTGCGGTTTGTCAGGCGATTGAGGATAATTTGCGCGATCGCGGGTTGCGCGATCGCGTCGCCATCAAAACAACCGGGTGTCTCAAACAATGTAAAAAAGGCCCCAACCTCGTCGTCATGCCCGATAAAGCGCGTTATAGTAAAATCTCGCCCCAAGAAATCCCCGCACTGATTGAAAAACACGTCATGGCTCAATCCGTAAGGTAGCGCGATCGCGGCAACGGACAAACTTGATACAATACAATCTTTGTCCGCACTCCAACATCAATGAAAATTGCAACCTGGAACGTCAACTCGATTCGCACGCGCCAGCAAATTGTCTGCGAATGGCTAGAAGCGAATGCCATCGATATCTTATGCTTGCAAGAAACCAAAGTCATTGATGAAGCATTCCCCAAAACCCCATTTGAAGAATTAGGCTACCACCTCTACATCGGGGGACAAAAAGCCTACAATGGCGTAGCGATTTTCAGCCGAACGCCGCTTC
This Lusitaniella coriacea LEGE 07157 DNA region includes the following protein-coding sequences:
- a CDS encoding (2Fe-2S) ferredoxin domain-containing protein — its product is MKTNISEFQFFGQLLDFVIKDGYKIKYLRLAVAEREYWIKPNKELRKNLDPKIVPGCWLAVSGIRKVSKKTGKTKLKADFIELAEVLNSSDSIASSPQVSDKTPPKVKILVCQKSDCRKRGGRAVCQAIEDNLRDRGLRDRVAIKTTGCLKQCKKGPNLVVMPDKARYSKISPQEIPALIEKHVMAQSVR
- a CDS encoding Asr1405/Asl0597 family protein; translated protein: MNSTNPEPETEQVVDIQGIERWSVYRRLQELHIPCHCATHQPLQVTLNNSTAAIQFWSVVQQFKASRGELVEWLNRCWQLQQN